One stretch of Streptomyces sp. R21 DNA includes these proteins:
- a CDS encoding DUF2516 family protein, with protein MLMLGFAGFLGLLKIVLMALAAFGLFDAAFRREDAFRAADKQNKIFWLVILGIALVVSYLFSILSFLPIIGVIASIVYIVDVRPALRQVSGGGRGGRRGGSSSDGPYGPYNGGR; from the coding sequence ATGCTGATGTTGGGCTTCGCGGGGTTCTTGGGACTGCTGAAGATCGTCCTGATGGCCCTCGCCGCGTTCGGGCTGTTCGACGCCGCGTTCCGGCGCGAGGACGCGTTCCGCGCCGCGGACAAGCAGAACAAGATCTTCTGGCTGGTGATCCTGGGGATCGCCCTCGTGGTGAGCTACCTGTTCTCGATCCTGTCCTTCCTGCCGATCATCGGCGTCATCGCCAGCATCGTCTACATCGTGGACGTCCGCCCAGCCCTGCGACAGGTCTCCGGCGGAGGCCGCGGCGGCCGCCGCGGCGGCTCCAGCAGCGACGGCCCGTACGGCCCGTACAACGGCGGTCGCTAG
- a CDS encoding PP2C family protein-serine/threonine phosphatase: MPVPVPRQRAIPAVECGQAQAAFTPAGPSSEGTARTIKAPADSATHLTLLVIEDDPAGSLSVPEMLDAAGKPIRIRTARNLTEAERLLTDDVHCILLDLALPAPGRAAAETQDELATLKHVLRLAPRHAVLALTASGDAEGGAEAVRVGAQDYLFRDELDERLLSRAIRYAVERKRSDTAERRLTESRLRAQENARLERGLLPTPLLDGSPLRFAARYRPGRSRALLGGDFYDTVRTPDGTVHVMIGDVCGHGPDEAALGVELRIAWRALTLAGLCGDELLSTLQQVLEHERADDEIFATLCTVDIAPDGRRAGLCLAGHPSPLIARPGRPAQLLPYENSGPALGLLPGARWPRQQVELGGVWSLMLYTDGLIEGRIGEGRERLGQDGMVEMIRRQLAQGLTGEELLGAAVNEVRELNGGELTDDVAVLLLDRGR; the protein is encoded by the coding sequence ATGCCCGTACCCGTACCGCGGCAGAGAGCGATCCCGGCCGTGGAGTGTGGTCAGGCTCAGGCCGCGTTCACACCCGCCGGCCCCTCTTCGGAAGGAACTGCCCGCACCATCAAGGCACCTGCCGACAGCGCCACCCACCTCACCCTCCTGGTCATCGAGGACGACCCGGCCGGTTCCCTGAGCGTCCCCGAAATGCTGGACGCGGCAGGCAAGCCGATCCGTATCCGTACCGCCCGCAACCTCACGGAGGCGGAGCGGCTGCTCACCGACGACGTCCACTGCATCCTGCTCGACCTCGCGCTGCCGGCCCCCGGCCGGGCCGCCGCCGAGACGCAGGACGAGCTGGCCACGCTGAAGCATGTGCTGCGGCTCGCCCCCCGGCACGCCGTCCTCGCGCTCACCGCGTCCGGCGACGCCGAGGGGGGCGCCGAGGCGGTGCGCGTGGGCGCCCAGGACTACCTGTTCCGCGACGAGCTGGACGAACGGCTGCTGAGCCGCGCGATCCGCTACGCAGTGGAGAGGAAACGTTCCGACACGGCCGAGCGGCGACTCACCGAGTCCCGGCTCCGCGCCCAGGAGAACGCCCGCCTGGAGCGCGGCCTGCTGCCGACACCCCTCCTGGACGGTTCCCCGCTGCGCTTCGCCGCCCGCTACCGCCCCGGCCGCTCCCGGGCCCTGCTCGGCGGCGACTTCTACGACACGGTCCGCACGCCCGACGGCACGGTGCACGTGATGATCGGCGACGTCTGCGGGCACGGGCCCGACGAGGCGGCGCTCGGTGTGGAGCTGCGCATCGCCTGGCGCGCGCTGACGCTGGCGGGCCTGTGCGGCGACGAGCTGCTGTCCACGCTCCAGCAGGTGCTGGAGCACGAGCGCGCGGACGACGAGATCTTCGCGACGCTCTGCACGGTCGACATCGCACCGGACGGCCGCCGCGCCGGGCTCTGCCTGGCCGGCCACCCGTCCCCGCTGATCGCCCGCCCCGGCCGGCCCGCCCAGCTGCTGCCGTACGAGAACAGCGGCCCCGCGCTCGGCCTGCTGCCGGGCGCCCGCTGGCCGCGCCAGCAGGTGGAGCTGGGCGGCGTCTGGAGCCTGATGCTCTACACGGACGGCCTGATCGAGGGCCGGATCGGCGAGGGCCGGGAGCGCCTCGGCCAGGACGGCATGGTGGAGATGATCCGCCGCCAGCTCGCCCAGGGCCTCACGGGCGAGGAGCTGCTGGGTGCCGCGGTGAACGAAGTCCGCGAGCTCAACGGTGGGGAGCTCACGGACGATGTGGCTGTGCTGCTGCTGGATCGCGGCCGGTAG
- a CDS encoding NlpC/P60 family protein, with translation MGSGKQSLTMAAMALACACVVLAAPGTAYASPASHAARTPNPTPTPTPSTTPTPLGSKDLEAVRKKLDDLYHDAAVATDAYNAAEEKADKQSAEIVDLAQEIVKGQAKLDKLKDRAGAAARAQYRGGGLPPEARLWLSDDPQQFLDGAGRVRQGEHATKGLLGEMTRTQQDLKQYAKDASAQWKKLEANRKAKADAKKKIKKQIAAAEKLESQLEKDEKERLAKLEAEAALKAQTAWLSSGVLAEINTKASEQGKKAVKFATDQMGKPYEWGAEGPKSYDCSGLTSQAWLAAGHGIPRTSQEQWKQLTHVDVKDMRPGDLIIYFDDASHVGLYIGDGAVVHAPRPGRTVTITGAGSMPILGVVRPDA, from the coding sequence ATGGGATCCGGCAAGCAGAGCCTGACCATGGCGGCCATGGCCCTGGCCTGCGCGTGTGTGGTGCTGGCGGCGCCCGGCACGGCGTATGCGAGCCCCGCGTCGCACGCGGCGCGCACCCCGAATCCGACACCGACTCCCACGCCGAGCACCACCCCAACACCCCTGGGCAGCAAGGATCTTGAGGCGGTCCGCAAGAAGCTGGACGATCTCTATCACGACGCGGCGGTCGCCACGGACGCGTACAACGCCGCCGAGGAGAAGGCCGACAAGCAGTCCGCCGAGATCGTCGATCTGGCCCAGGAGATCGTCAAGGGCCAGGCGAAGCTGGACAAGTTGAAGGACCGCGCGGGCGCCGCGGCCCGCGCGCAGTACCGGGGCGGCGGTCTGCCGCCGGAGGCGCGGCTGTGGCTGAGCGACGACCCCCAGCAGTTCCTGGACGGCGCGGGCCGGGTGCGGCAGGGCGAGCACGCGACGAAGGGCCTGCTCGGTGAGATGACGCGCACCCAGCAGGACTTGAAGCAGTACGCGAAGGACGCCTCCGCGCAGTGGAAGAAGCTGGAGGCCAACCGCAAGGCCAAGGCCGACGCCAAGAAGAAGATCAAGAAGCAGATCGCCGCCGCCGAGAAGCTGGAGTCCCAGCTGGAGAAGGACGAGAAGGAGCGGCTGGCGAAGCTGGAGGCGGAGGCCGCGCTCAAGGCGCAGACCGCGTGGCTGAGCTCCGGCGTCCTCGCGGAGATCAACACAAAGGCGTCCGAACAGGGCAAGAAGGCAGTGAAGTTCGCGACGGACCAGATGGGCAAGCCGTACGAGTGGGGCGCCGAGGGCCCGAAGTCGTACGACTGCTCGGGGCTGACCTCGCAGGCCTGGCTGGCCGCCGGCCACGGCATCCCGCGCACCTCGCAGGAGCAGTGGAAGCAACTCACCCACGTCGACGTCAAGGACATGCGCCCCGGCGACCTGATCATCTATTTCGACGACGCCAGCCATGTCGGGTTGTACATAGGCGACGGCGCCGTCGTGCACGCGCCGCGGCCCGGGCGGACGGTGACGATCACCGGGGCGGGCTCGATGCCGATCCTGGGGGTCGTGCGGCCCGACGCGTGA
- a CDS encoding class I SAM-dependent methyltransferase, translating into MTTRATSRPVGTVTRGTTNPNRLRRMDRWIAAVHGAELRRSAEPVAVDLGYGAAPWTAVELLQRLRTAAPRVQVVGVEIEPARVAAARPYEREGLVFRHGGFEVPVPGRPSLIRAANVLRQYDEEQVAAVWERLCARLAPADPDSGSRGGLLVEGTCDEIGRRHVWVALGPEGPRTVTFATRLGSLDRPSDLAERLPKALIHRNIPGEPVHAFLRDFDRAWAAAAPYASYGARQRWIRAVRELRADWPVTDGVTRWRQGEVTVTWQALAPRG; encoded by the coding sequence ATGACAACCCGCGCAACGTCCCGGCCCGTGGGAACGGTGACGCGCGGGACGACGAACCCCAACCGCCTGCGCCGCATGGACCGCTGGATCGCGGCCGTGCACGGCGCCGAGCTCCGCAGGTCGGCCGAGCCGGTGGCGGTCGACCTCGGATACGGCGCGGCCCCCTGGACGGCGGTCGAGCTGCTCCAGCGGCTGCGCACGGCCGCACCCCGTGTGCAGGTGGTCGGCGTGGAGATCGAACCGGCCCGGGTCGCGGCCGCGCGGCCCTACGAACGCGAGGGCCTGGTCTTCCGGCACGGTGGCTTCGAGGTCCCGGTGCCGGGGCGGCCGTCGCTGATCCGCGCGGCGAACGTGCTGCGCCAGTACGACGAGGAGCAGGTCGCCGCGGTCTGGGAGCGGCTGTGCGCCCGTCTCGCCCCGGCGGATCCCGACTCCGGCTCCAGAGGCGGTCTGCTCGTCGAGGGCACCTGCGACGAGATCGGGCGCCGGCACGTCTGGGTCGCGCTCGGCCCGGAGGGTCCGCGCACGGTCACCTTCGCCACCCGGCTCGGCTCTCTGGACCGCCCGTCCGACCTGGCCGAACGCCTGCCGAAGGCGCTGATCCACCGGAACATACCGGGCGAGCCGGTGCACGCGTTCCTGCGCGACTTCGACCGCGCCTGGGCGGCAGCCGCGCCCTACGCCTCGTACGGCGCGCGGCAGCGCTGGATACGGGCGGTGCGCGAGCTGCGGGCCGACTGGCCGGTGACGGACGGGGTGACGCGCTGGCGGCAGGGCGAAGTCACGGTGACGTGGCAGGCGTTGGCCCCGAGGGGCTGA
- the mshA gene encoding D-inositol-3-phosphate glycosyltransferase, translated as MSQYVSRLGRRSPVAPSRLRLPVGHRRPRRVAMLSVHTSPLHQPGTGDAGGMNVYIVELAQRLAAINIEVEIFTRATTGALPPTVQLAPGVLVRHIDAGPYEGLAKEELPAQLCAFTHGVMQAWAGHRPGYYDLVHSHYWLSGHVGWLAAERWGAPLVHAMHTMAKVKNAALAEGDTPEPAARVIGETQIVRAADRLIANTAEEADELVRHYEADPARVAVVHPGVNLERFRPADGRAAARARLGLPQDALIPLFAGRIQPLKAPDVLLRAIAVLLDERPELRSRMVVPVVGGPSGSGLAKPEGLQKLAARLGIADVVRFRPPVGQEQLADWFRAASVLVMPSYSESFGLVAIEAQAAGTPVLAASVGGLPVAVRDGQTGFLVRGHDPAAYARVLGDFADDPTLPARMGDAAARHAEHFGWDTSAAATADVYTAAMQAHRRRARAHLG; from the coding sequence GTGAGCCAGTACGTCAGCAGGCTCGGGCGTCGCTCCCCGGTGGCACCCTCACGGCTGAGGCTGCCCGTCGGCCACCGGCGCCCCCGACGCGTCGCGATGCTCTCCGTCCACACCTCGCCGCTGCACCAGCCCGGCACGGGCGACGCGGGCGGCATGAACGTCTACATCGTGGAGCTCGCCCAGCGCCTCGCCGCCATCAACATCGAGGTGGAGATCTTCACGCGCGCGACGACCGGCGCCCTCCCCCCGACGGTGCAGCTGGCCCCCGGTGTCCTCGTGCGGCACATCGACGCGGGCCCCTACGAAGGCCTTGCCAAGGAGGAGCTGCCCGCGCAGCTGTGCGCCTTCACACACGGCGTCATGCAGGCGTGGGCCGGCCACCGCCCCGGCTACTACGACCTCGTGCACTCCCACTACTGGCTCTCCGGCCACGTCGGCTGGCTCGCCGCCGAACGCTGGGGCGCCCCCCTCGTGCACGCGATGCACACCATGGCCAAGGTCAAGAACGCCGCGCTCGCCGAGGGCGACACCCCCGAACCCGCCGCCCGCGTCATCGGCGAGACCCAGATCGTGCGCGCCGCCGACCGCCTCATCGCGAACACCGCCGAAGAGGCCGACGAACTCGTACGCCACTACGAGGCCGACCCCGCCCGGGTCGCCGTGGTGCACCCCGGCGTGAACCTGGAGCGCTTCCGCCCCGCCGACGGCCGCGCCGCCGCCCGCGCCCGCCTCGGCCTCCCGCAGGACGCCCTGATCCCGCTCTTCGCCGGCCGCATACAGCCGCTGAAGGCCCCCGACGTGCTGCTGCGCGCGATCGCCGTCCTCCTCGACGAGCGCCCCGAGCTGCGCTCACGCATGGTCGTCCCCGTGGTGGGTGGCCCCAGCGGCAGCGGCCTCGCCAAGCCCGAGGGCCTGCAGAAGCTGGCCGCGCGGCTCGGTATCGCGGACGTCGTGCGGTTCCGGCCGCCGGTCGGCCAGGAGCAGCTCGCGGACTGGTTCCGGGCCGCCTCGGTGCTGGTCATGCCGTCGTACAGCGAGTCGTTCGGCCTGGTGGCCATAGAAGCGCAGGCCGCCGGTACGCCGGTGCTCGCGGCCTCGGTCGGCGGGCTCCCCGTCGCCGTACGCGATGGGCAGACCGGGTTCCTGGTGCGGGGGCACGATCCCGCGGCCTACGCGCGCGTGCTGGGTGATTTCGCGGACGACCCGACGCTTCCGGCCCGGATGGGCGACGCCGCCGCCCGGCACGCGGAGCACTTCGGCTGGGACACCTCCGCCGCCGCGACGGCGGACGTCTACACGGCGGCGATGCAGGCGCACCGCCGCCGGGCCCGCGCCCACCTGGGCTGA
- a CDS encoding YbjN domain-containing protein — protein sequence MADVQQAGQVIEQVFKDSELDWESPRPGSYVVKLPGTRKLSTTVSLIVGRHSLSLNAFVIRHPDENEEGVQRWLLERNLKLYGVSYAVDRLGDVYLVGKLPLAAVTPEEIDRLLGSVLEAADGSFNTLLELGFASSIRKEYAWRVSRGESTRNLDAFTHLTQRPAD from the coding sequence ATGGCTGACGTACAGCAGGCCGGACAGGTCATCGAGCAGGTCTTCAAGGACTCCGAGCTCGACTGGGAGAGCCCGCGGCCGGGTTCGTACGTCGTGAAGCTGCCCGGCACCCGCAAGCTCTCGACGACCGTCTCGCTCATCGTCGGCCGCCACTCGCTCTCGTTGAACGCCTTCGTGATCCGCCACCCCGACGAGAACGAAGAAGGCGTCCAGCGCTGGCTCCTGGAGCGCAATCTCAAGCTCTACGGCGTCAGTTACGCCGTCGACCGGCTCGGAGACGTGTACCTGGTCGGCAAGCTGCCGCTGGCCGCGGTCACCCCTGAGGAGATCGACCGGCTGCTCGGCTCGGTCCTGGAGGCCGCCGACGGCAGTTTCAACACGCTCCTCGAGCTCGGTTTCGCCTCCTCGATCCGCAAGGAGTACGCGTGGCGGGTGTCGCGGGGCGAGTCGACGCGCAATCTGGACGCGTTCACGCATCTGACCCAGCGGCCGGCTGACTGA
- a CDS encoding glycosyl hydrolase family 28-related protein produces MTKKYGYRDGRTGIGRRSLLGGAIAVAAAAATGGTASAATPAGIQQPAGSRQGQVPALWHEFARTPFTHPQIPYVGRAGYRGGAARFPRRPAVADVRAYGAVADGTTDCAPAINRAIAAAGRAGGGTVLIPPGTYRIDDLIRIGYDNVVLRGAGSARTTLYATRNLTELIGVYGSRYGGDKSSWSWAGGLIWLAPNARWDSLTAAIRAKAWPFEGWTGNRRDEWQTLTTVEPARQGSWTVTVADTAGLRPGALVLLRLSDDTGHTLLEHMAGGGPGPETYYWDDKTKLTSYVPYEWPVRIARVQGRKVTLERPLPLDIRPEWDPRLTTHVQALTGSGVEGLTLEAVETPQSQHLLDKGYNGVALQCAYDCWLDDVTVRHVDNGFGLVAASSCTLRRTRVAGRGSHHPYFCREGSHDNLVEDFTIEQRTVPAPAGTQLHGINVEGLSSYNVWSGGEMQMGTFDSHRGMPFANVRTDITVNNNGRHGGDASAGPLFGARFTHWNIRVTNGRAGLMRIDGLAPWSATVGVNEVTESDQIDVPDFAGDLHARVELYGTTDVVRPRNLYEAQRELSR; encoded by the coding sequence ATGACCAAGAAGTACGGGTACAGGGACGGGCGCACGGGCATCGGGAGACGGAGCCTGCTCGGCGGCGCCATCGCCGTCGCGGCCGCCGCCGCGACCGGCGGGACGGCGTCGGCCGCCACGCCCGCCGGGATCCAGCAGCCCGCAGGGTCCCGACAGGGGCAAGTCCCCGCCCTCTGGCACGAGTTCGCCCGCACTCCCTTCACCCACCCGCAGATCCCCTACGTGGGCCGGGCCGGCTACCGGGGCGGGGCGGCGCGCTTCCCCCGCCGCCCTGCCGTCGCCGACGTACGCGCCTACGGGGCCGTCGCTGACGGCACGACGGACTGCGCACCCGCGATCAACCGTGCCATCGCCGCCGCCGGAAGGGCCGGCGGTGGCACGGTTCTCATCCCGCCCGGCACCTACCGCATCGACGACCTGATCCGCATCGGGTACGACAACGTCGTCCTGCGCGGCGCCGGAAGCGCCCGCACCACGCTGTACGCGACCAGGAACCTCACCGAGCTGATCGGCGTCTACGGCTCCCGCTACGGCGGCGACAAGTCCTCCTGGTCCTGGGCGGGAGGCCTCATCTGGCTGGCCCCGAACGCCCGTTGGGACTCCCTGACCGCCGCGATCAGGGCGAAGGCGTGGCCTTTCGAGGGCTGGACCGGCAACAGGCGCGACGAGTGGCAGACGCTGACGACGGTCGAACCGGCGCGGCAGGGCTCCTGGACGGTGACGGTCGCGGACACCGCCGGACTGCGGCCGGGCGCCCTCGTCCTCCTCCGCCTCTCCGACGACACCGGCCACACCCTCCTGGAACACATGGCGGGCGGCGGCCCCGGCCCCGAGACCTACTACTGGGACGACAAGACCAAACTGACGTCGTACGTCCCCTACGAGTGGCCGGTGCGCATCGCGCGCGTGCAGGGCAGAAAGGTCACCCTCGAACGACCGCTGCCCCTCGACATACGCCCCGAGTGGGACCCGCGCCTGACCACCCACGTCCAGGCCCTGACCGGCTCGGGCGTCGAAGGACTCACCCTGGAGGCCGTCGAGACCCCGCAGTCCCAGCACCTCCTCGACAAGGGCTACAACGGGGTCGCGCTCCAGTGCGCGTACGACTGCTGGTTGGACGACGTCACCGTCCGGCACGTCGACAACGGCTTCGGCCTGGTCGCCGCCTCCTCCTGCACCCTGCGCCGCACACGCGTGGCCGGCCGCGGCTCCCACCACCCCTACTTCTGCCGCGAGGGCTCGCACGACAACCTCGTGGAGGACTTCACCATCGAGCAGCGCACGGTCCCCGCCCCCGCCGGAACCCAGCTCCACGGCATCAACGTGGAGGGCCTGTCCTCCTACAACGTCTGGTCGGGCGGCGAGATGCAGATGGGCACGTTCGACTCCCACCGCGGGATGCCGTTCGCCAACGTCCGCACCGACATCACGGTGAACAACAACGGCCGCCACGGCGGTGACGCCAGCGCGGGCCCCCTCTTCGGCGCCCGCTTCACCCACTGGAACATCCGCGTCACCAACGGCCGCGCGGGCCTGATGAGGATCGACGGACTCGCGCCCTGGAGCGCCACGGTCGGCGTCAACGAGGTCACCGAGTCCGACCAGATCGACGTTCCCGACTTCGCGGGCGACCTCCACGCGCGCGTGGAGCTCTACGGCACCACGGACGTCGTACGGCCGCGCAATCTGTACGAGGCTCAGCGGGAGCTGAGCCGGTAG
- a CDS encoding AraC family transcriptional regulator, translating into MVSRREISAWRPRIPGVVEVFHAHFTEYAYPMHVHEAWTLLIVDDGAVRYDLDRHEHGTPHDTVSLLPPHVPHNGSPATEQGFRKRVLYLDSTYLGDDLIGAAVDGPDLPDPVLRLRVGQLHTALGRRGDELEAESRLTLIGERLRGHLRPGAVHAAPPRTDRGVAHRLRELLDEHVVDGIGLEEAARQLHAHPAHLVRAFSGAFGIAPHQYLMSRRVDRARRLLLEGGRPGEVAATTGFYDQSHLTRHFKRLVGVSPGRYRLSSR; encoded by the coding sequence ATGGTGTCCCGGCGCGAGATCTCCGCCTGGCGCCCGCGGATACCGGGCGTCGTGGAGGTCTTCCACGCCCACTTCACGGAGTACGCCTACCCGATGCACGTACACGAGGCGTGGACGCTGCTGATCGTCGACGACGGGGCCGTACGGTACGACCTCGACCGGCATGAGCACGGCACGCCCCACGACACGGTGTCCCTGCTGCCGCCGCACGTGCCGCACAACGGTTCCCCGGCCACCGAGCAGGGCTTCCGCAAGCGGGTCCTCTACCTCGACAGCACCTACCTCGGCGACGACCTCATCGGGGCCGCCGTGGACGGACCCGACCTGCCCGATCCCGTACTGCGGCTGCGTGTCGGCCAGTTGCACACCGCGCTCGGGCGCCGGGGCGACGAGCTGGAGGCCGAGAGCAGGCTGACGCTGATCGGGGAGCGGCTGCGCGGACACCTGCGACCCGGAGCCGTCCACGCCGCCCCGCCGCGCACCGACCGCGGCGTCGCCCACCGGCTGCGCGAGCTCCTCGACGAGCACGTCGTGGACGGCATCGGCCTGGAGGAGGCGGCCCGGCAGCTGCACGCCCATCCCGCCCACCTGGTACGGGCGTTCAGCGGCGCGTTCGGGATCGCGCCGCACCAGTACCTGATGTCGCGCCGGGTCGACCGCGCCCGCCGGCTGCTGCTGGAGGGCGGGCGGCCGGGCGAGGTGGCCGCCACGACCGGCTTCTACGACCAGTCCCATCTGACGCGCCACTTCAAGCGGTTGGTCGGGGTCTCCCCCGGGCGCTACCGGCTCAGCTCCCGCTGA
- a CDS encoding DUF2000 family protein → MSSNAPAGNAPADNEPVPHAPVRFDTKIAVLLREDLEPWQRLNVTAFLVSGLGPTVPEVIGEPYEDADGVSYLPMFRQPVVILEGTKETLTAAHGRALSRALPRAVFTSDLFATGNDRDNRAAVRAVTTGELDVVGLAVYGPRNAVDKVVKGSRMHP, encoded by the coding sequence ATGAGCAGCAACGCACCCGCCGGCAACGCACCAGCCGACAACGAACCCGTCCCCCACGCACCCGTCCGTTTCGACACGAAGATCGCCGTCCTGCTGCGGGAGGACCTGGAGCCCTGGCAGCGACTCAATGTCACCGCTTTTCTGGTCAGCGGCCTCGGCCCGACGGTCCCCGAGGTGATCGGCGAGCCGTACGAGGACGCCGACGGCGTCTCCTACCTGCCGATGTTCCGCCAGCCGGTCGTCATCCTGGAGGGCACGAAGGAGACGCTGACGGCCGCGCACGGCCGAGCCCTGTCCCGGGCCCTGCCGCGCGCGGTGTTCACGTCCGATCTGTTCGCCACCGGCAACGACCGCGACAACCGGGCGGCCGTACGGGCCGTCACGACAGGGGAGTTGGACGTGGTCGGGCTCGCCGTGTACGGGCCGCGGAACGCGGTGGACAAGGTGGTGAAGGGCTCACGGATGCATCCGTGA
- a CDS encoding MDR family MFS transporter, with product MPLVSVRRAARETVSGLPREFWWLWTSTLVNRLGAFVATFMALYLTLDRGYSASYAGLVASLHGLGGVVSSLGAGVMTDRLGRRPTLLIAQSSTAVSVAVLGFMHDPVSIAAVAFVVGMASNASRPAVQAMMADIVRPEDRVRAFSLNYWAINLGFAVSSMAAGFIAEFSYLAGFLIEAAMTLVCAVVVFLKLPESRPVRTAKEAKDDAAVGLGTVLRDGRFMSVVGLSFLVAVVFQQGSVGLPVAMGEAGFTPADYGLAIAVNGVLIVALQIPVTRFIEHRDPRRLLVISSLLAGYGFGLTAFAGSVGVFALTVCVWTLAEIVNAPTQTGLVVRLSPVHGRGRYQGMYTLSWALAALVAPLMSGLVIDRFGAEWLWGLCAVVGTAAGLGYGLLMRRLPVEETVAVETPAPAKAEVGAV from the coding sequence ATGCCACTCGTCTCCGTGAGACGCGCCGCCCGAGAAACCGTTTCCGGGCTTCCTCGCGAGTTCTGGTGGCTGTGGACCAGCACCCTCGTCAACCGGCTGGGCGCGTTCGTCGCCACGTTCATGGCGCTCTACCTGACGCTCGACCGCGGGTACTCCGCCTCGTACGCCGGTCTCGTCGCCTCCCTCCACGGCCTCGGCGGTGTCGTCTCCTCGCTCGGCGCGGGCGTGATGACCGACCGGCTCGGGCGGCGGCCCACGCTGCTCATCGCGCAGTCGTCCACCGCCGTCTCGGTGGCCGTGCTCGGCTTCATGCACGACCCCGTCTCGATCGCGGCCGTCGCCTTCGTGGTGGGCATGGCCTCGAACGCCTCGCGGCCCGCCGTGCAGGCGATGATGGCGGACATCGTGCGGCCCGAGGACCGGGTGCGCGCCTTCTCGCTCAACTACTGGGCGATCAACCTCGGGTTCGCCGTCTCCTCCATGGCGGCCGGCTTCATCGCCGAGTTCAGCTATCTCGCCGGGTTCCTGATCGAGGCCGCGATGACGCTGGTGTGTGCGGTGGTCGTCTTCCTCAAGCTGCCGGAGTCCCGGCCGGTGCGGACAGCCAAGGAGGCGAAGGACGACGCCGCCGTCGGACTCGGGACCGTCCTGCGCGACGGGCGCTTCATGAGCGTCGTCGGGCTGTCCTTCCTCGTCGCCGTCGTCTTCCAGCAGGGCTCGGTGGGTCTGCCGGTCGCCATGGGCGAGGCCGGCTTCACCCCGGCCGACTACGGTCTCGCCATCGCGGTCAACGGCGTACTGATCGTCGCGCTGCAGATCCCCGTCACCCGGTTCATCGAGCACCGGGATCCGCGGCGACTGCTCGTCATCTCGTCGCTGCTCGCCGGATACGGCTTCGGGCTCACCGCCTTCGCGGGATCGGTCGGCGTCTTCGCCCTCACCGTGTGCGTGTGGACGCTGGCGGAGATCGTCAACGCGCCGACGCAGACGGGGCTGGTCGTCCGGCTCTCCCCCGTGCACGGCCGCGGCCGCTACCAGGGCATGTACACCCTCTCCTGGGCCCTCGCCGCTCTCGTCGCACCGCTCATGTCCGGGCTGGTCATCGACCGGTTCGGGGCCGAGTGGCTGTGGGGTCTGTGCGCGGTGGTCGGTACGGCGGCGGGGCTGGGGTACGGGCTGCTGATGCGCCGGCTGCCGGTCGAGGAGACCGTCGCCGTCGAGACGCCCGCTCCCGCGAAGGCCGAGGTCGGCGCCGTGTGA
- a CDS encoding phosphoglyceromutase: MADAPYKLILLRHGESEWNAKNLFTGWVDVNLNEKGEKEAVRGGELLKDAGLLPDVVHTSLQKRAIRTAQLSLESADRHWIPVHRSWRLNERHYGALQGKDKAQTLAEFGEEQFMLWRRSYDTPPPALADGTEFSQSEDPRYASIPPELRPRTECLKDVVVRMLPYWYDGIVPDLLAGRTVLVAAHGNSLRALVKHLDGISDADIAGLNIPTGIPLSYELDADFKPLNPGGTYLDPDAAAAAIEAVKNQGKKK, encoded by the coding sequence ATGGCCGACGCACCGTACAAGCTGATCCTCCTCCGCCACGGCGAGAGCGAATGGAACGCGAAGAACCTGTTCACCGGCTGGGTGGACGTCAATCTCAACGAGAAGGGCGAGAAGGAGGCAGTCCGCGGCGGTGAGCTGCTCAAGGACGCCGGCCTGCTCCCCGACGTGGTCCACACGTCCCTCCAGAAGCGCGCGATCCGCACCGCGCAGCTCTCGCTGGAGTCCGCGGACCGCCACTGGATCCCGGTCCACCGCTCCTGGCGCCTGAACGAGCGCCACTACGGCGCCCTCCAGGGCAAGGACAAGGCGCAGACCCTCGCAGAGTTCGGCGAGGAGCAGTTCATGCTGTGGCGCCGCTCCTACGACACCCCGCCGCCGGCCCTTGCGGACGGCACGGAGTTCTCCCAGTCCGAGGACCCGCGCTACGCCTCCATCCCGCCTGAGCTGCGCCCGCGCACGGAGTGCCTGAAGGACGTCGTCGTCCGCATGCTCCCGTACTGGTACGACGGCATCGTCCCCGACCTGCTGGCCGGCCGCACGGTCCTGGTCGCGGCCCACGGCAACTCGCTGCGCGCCCTCGTCAAGCACCTCGACGGCATCTCCGACGCCGACATCGCGGGCCTGAACATCCCCACCGGCATCCCCCTCTCCTACGAGCTGGACGCCGACTTCAAGCCCCTCAACCCGGGCGGCACCTACCTCGACCCGGACGCCGCCGCGGCCGCGATCGAGGCGGTCAAGAACCAGGGCAAGAAGAAGTAA